The following coding sequences are from one Uloborus diversus isolate 005 unplaced genomic scaffold, Udiv.v.3.1 scaffold_1214, whole genome shotgun sequence window:
- the LOC129232501 gene encoding uncharacterized protein LOC129232501: MGSSCSSAQKKKDKDNKNAQSGQSPYDGRRRSTDSLPYGKGSPSSSRRPSFDPNSTPAPVAEQAESPADSGQAHKVPVDAALSSISAGGSSCSPPPGTTGTPLIKDAPSLDAIGLPDLQKFPDHVRALLLGRVAEIEVLPPLQEITLYIAADFYDSVVERDALIERVFPYLRRYTAEKGYELNVTDLHWGIPGVGLVDHSIPSICMNTLEKWRTRRRLLTLVVFNDNIGPTLLPRSLPKPHYESAMELVENEEDKELFHKWYLLDSHASPMVYILQPVIKHYPAFAGEDPAERKKTFLQWKEETERMIVVLGNVLPDGQKQKNLTSGVCLYK, from the exons GTCTCCGTATGATGGACGTCGTCGCTCGACTGACAGTCTGCCCTATGGCAAAGGTTCCCCTTCGTCATCCAGGCGTCCATCCTTCGACCCTAACTCCACCCCTGCTCCTGTGGCAGAGCAGGCAGAGAGCCCCGCAGATTCTGGACAAGCTCACAAAGTTCCTGTGGATGCAGCTCTCTCTTCGATTAGCGCCGGTGGATCATCTTGTTCACCTCCACCAGGGACG ACTGGAACTCCACTGATAAAAGATGCACCATCTCTTGATGCCATTGGTCTTCCTGATTTGCAAAAGTTTCCTGACCATGTCCGGGCTCTTTTGTTGGGCAGAGTGGCCGAAATTGAAGTTTTGCCTCCTCTCCAAGAGATTACATTGTACATAGCTGCAGATTTTTATG aTTCTGTTGTGGAAAGAGATGCACTAATTGAAAGAGTGTTCCCTTATTTGAGGAGGTACACTGCAGAAAAGGGATATGAACTGAATGTCACAGATTTACATTGGGGAATACCTGGTGTAGGTCTCGTGGATCACAGTATACCTAGTATATGTATGAATACATTAGAAAAATGGAGAACGAGAAGGAGACTTCTAACTTTA GTTGTTTTTAATGACAATATTGGACCAACATTATTACCAAGATCACTACCAAAACCTCACTATGAATCTGCAATGGAGTTGGTGGAGAATGAGGAAGATAAGGAGCTTTTTCATAAATGGTACTTGTTAGATTCACATGCTTCTCCCATGGTATATATCTTGCAACCTGTCATTAAGCACTATCCTGCTTTTGCTGGAGAGGATCCTGCAGAGAGGAAAAAGACTTTTTTGCAATGGAAAGAAGAAACAGAAAGAATGATTGTTGTCCTGGGGAACGTGCTACCTGATGGCCAAAAGCAAAAGAATCTCACCTCAGGTGTTTGTCTTTATAAATAG